Below is a window of Halomicrobium mukohataei DSM 12286 DNA.
GGCCGAGGCGCACGTCCTCTGGGAGCCCGTCGGCGATGCGTTCGAGACACTCGCCGACGATCGCGTGGTCGTCCTCGTACTGGGCGAGAGCCGGCTCGTCGATCTGGACGTACTTACAGCCGGCGTCGACGAGGCGCTCGATCTCCTCGTTGACGAGGTCCGCCAGGGCGTAGGCGGCGTCCTCGGTCGTCTCGTAGGCCTCGTTGAAGGCCCAGCGGGCGAGCGTGTAGGGACCGGTGATCGGCACCTTGACCGGGCGGTCGGAGACCGACGACGTGAACTTGTACTCGTCGACGAGCCACTCCTCGCCGTACTCGACCTCGTCGGCGATCGAGGGCTTGTCGAAGTAGTTGTGGCCCCACACCTTCACGCGGCCGTTGAACTCGTAGCCGTCGATCAGCTCGGCGAAGTACTCGACCATCTCGTTGCGGCGCATCTCGCCGTCGACGACGGTGTCGAGCCCGGACCGCTCGTGTTCCTGCGTGATGAGTCGGGCGGCGTCGTCCTTCGCCTCTTCCCAGTTGTGCTCGTCGAAGTCGGCGTCGGGGTCTTCGAACAGCTCGCGGGCGCGGTCGTGCCACTTGGGCTTGGGGTAGGAGCCGACGACGCTGGTCAGCAGGAAGTGCTCGTTGTCGTGGTCCTCGGGTCGGAACTGCTCTCGGGGACCCGTCATGCTTCCACCTCCTCGATCGCGGCGGCGTCAGCCAGCGCCTCGATCTTGGCCTCGAACTTGTTCTGCGGGAGGTAGAACAGCTCGGTGTTGGCCGTCGCGTAGACGGTGTCGTAGTCGCCGTCGGTCTGCTCGACGAACCACTCGACGCGCTCGCGGATCGTTTCGGGAGTCTCGACGAACGTGTTCTGGCCGTCGACCAGGCCGAGTGCCACGTCGTCTTTGGTGCCGTACTCCTGGACGTTGTAGACGTTCTGCTCGTGGTCGGCGATCAGGTCGAAGCCGATGGCGTCCACGTCGGCGTCCATGAGGTGGGCGTACACCTTCTCGTCGAGACTGCCCCAGTAGGTGTGAGCGACCACGTCGGCGTCGACGGCCGAAGCGACGGTGTCGATTGCCTCGCTGGCGCGCTCGTCGGCCCCCTCACCGGGCGCGTTCTCGACGAGAGACGGCTCCAGCAGGAACAGCGTCTCGACGTCCGGGAACTGGTCGGCCTCGGCGGCGAGAAAGTCCGCGACGGCGTCGAGGAACGCCGCCTCGTCGCCGTAGTGCTCGTCGGTCGCGAGGTCCGCGAGCGAGTACGGACCCGGCAGGACCGCCTGGAGCCCCGAATCGACGTGTGCTGCCGCGGCGTCGAGTTCGCCGGCCACGTCGCCGGAGGCTTCGAGGTCGCCGGTGACGACCGGCTCTCTGTAGAAGTTGTTGTTGTCGTAGTAGCGGACGATCCCGCGGGTCTCGACGCTGTCGGCGACCGCCAGCGGGTGAGCGATCATGTCGTCCCAGCGCAGCTGGCCCTCGGAGACGCGGTCGAGGCCGGCGTCGGTCTGGACGCTGACGACCTCTTTGCGAGCGCGGTCGTAGGCGTCGACGATCTCCGGTCCCTCGTCACCGCTGACGAGGTCGGACTTCTGGTGGCCTTTCAGTCGAGACAGTTCGTCTTTCGCCCAGTCCGGAAGCGGGAACAGACCGGCTGTCGTGGCGACTACCTGTGTCATTACGGCTAGGTTGGAAATGACGGGCTTTAATATTTCCTATATCAGAAAATGTCCGGTAGTTATTCGACGGAGTTCCGATCACCGGGCGTCACAGCCCTGTGGTGGTACGTGCTACCGCACCTATATTTGTGTGACGTTCGAAGACGCAGTATGGCACACAGCCCCGAAAACGTCGTCGAGTTCGTCTGTTCGAACTGCCAGGTGACACACGCCGGCACGCCGGTTCACCGCTCGGCCGGCGATCACCAGTTCGAACCACCCGAGGCCTGTGGAGCCTGCGGAGCGACGGCGTTCGTCCCGACCAGCGAGTGGATTCACCACCACGAGTGACGCCGCCAGTCGTCTCACGCGAGAGTCGACTCGGCGTCTGCCCGTCCCTCGGGGCGGCCCCGTCTCACAGCACACAGCCGATCACGGGAGCGGGCTCTCGTCTCGCGACTCGAACCGGATCACGACCAGTCGCTCGTAGGGGTGTGCCTCGTCGGCGACGATCTCGCCCGCGAGCCCCCGCTCGTGGGCGTAGCGTTGCACGTCGCCGATCCCGGTGAGGCTGCTGATCAGCAGGAAGACACGTCCGCCGGGGGCCAGCACGCGCTCGACCGCTTCGAGGAAGGGGTCGACGAGCCTGCGGCCGTCTTCCCCGCCCGAGAGCGCGTGTTCCATCCAGTCGTCCCACTCCTTGTCTGGCTCGGTCGGGAGGTACGGTGGATTGAACGTGACGAGATCGAAGGCGTCCTCGCGGAACGGAGCGAGCAGGTCGGCACGGACGGCCGGGACACCGCGAGCCGCTGCCTCGCGACAGGCGTCCGGGTTCAGATCGGACGCGACTACGTCGACGCCCGCCTCGGCCAGCGTCTCGGCGACGTAGCCCGAGCCCGTTCCCACGTCGAGCCCGCGGTCGCCGGGCGTGGCGTGTGACCTGGCCGTCCGCGCCAGCAGATCGGAGTCCGCTGCCGGCTGGTACACCGTCTCCGTGTCGCGCTGTGTGGCAAGCGAGGGTCGTCCGTCGTCGTCGTCCGTCGGCGGCTGGCCGGGCATCGCTAGTACTCTCCGGGTCGGCCGGTCTCGTACGCGAGTGTCGCCAGCGCCGCGAACGTCGCGGGCGATAGCTCTCCCGCGCGCTTGCCCATCAGCGACTCGTCTGCGGCGTCGACGACGGCGTCGGGATCCCCGAGGTCGGTGATGTGGGCCGTGTTCCGGACGGCGTTTCGCATCGTCTTGCGACGCTGTGTGAACACGCCCTTGAGGAAGTCCATGAAGAAGTCGTCGTCCGGGACGCTGTAGTCGGGTTCGCGCGGCCGGAGCCGGACGATGGCACTGTCGACGCGGGGCTGTGGGTCGAACGCCGTCGGCGGCACCGTCTCGACGATCTCGACGTCGGCGTAGTGGCCTGCCGTCACCGAGAGCCGCCCGTAGTCGTCGCTTCCGGGATCGGCCGCCATCCGTTCGGCGAACTCCTGCTGGAACATCAGGACGAGCGGCTTTCCACGCGGAAGCAGCCGGAACGCGATCTCGCTGGAGGCCCCGTATGGGAGATTCGAGACGCTCGCGGAGAACTCGGGCAGGTCCACGTCGAGGGCGTCGCCCTCGACGATCGTCAGGCGATCGGCGTCGATGGCGTCGGCGAACTCCTCGCGGAGGTGGGCCGCGAAGTCGGGATCGCGCTCGATCGCAGTTACCCGGTCCGCGACCGCGAGCAGTCGATCCGTCAGCGCGCCGGGACCGGCACCGACTTCCAGTACGTGGGATCGGTCCATCTGGTCGGCGTACCCCGGAATCCGGTCCAGAACTCGATCGTCGATCAAGAAGTGCTGGTCCTGTCGGGTGTCCGCTCGCTTGCCCGCACGGGCGACGAGCGCGTCAGGATCGCGAGCGCCGTCGGCCCCCTCGGAGGGCGGTCCGTCGGTAGTCATCGCTCCCGGATAGCGGGCAGGCCCGTAAAACGCTGTCACTTCCGGGCCGACTACGACTGGTCTTCGCGGCGCACGAACCTGCTGTACTTCAGGTCGTCTTCCGATAGCTCTTCGAGGATCCGTTCGACCAGGACTTCCTTGGGGTTGTGGAGGCCACTGACTCGTTCTTCGAGCTCCTCGAAGCTCTCGAAGGGCTTGCGCTTTCGCTCGTCCAGAATGGAGTTGCGCAGCTTCTTGCCGATTCCGGGCAGCAGGTTCAGCTGGTGGAGCCGGAGCGTGATCGGCTGGGCCTCGTTGTAGAAGTCGACGAACCGACCTGCCTCTGCCTCGACGAGGTCCTCGACGGCGTAGTCGAGTTCGGACTGCGCACCGCTCGGGAGGTCGTCGTACTCGACGACGCTGACCCGGTCGAAGTCGGTGCTGTGAACGTCGATGCGGTCACCGAAGGTCACGTCCGTCTCCTCTCCGACCACGATCTCGTAGAGCCGGAAGTCTTCGGTCCCCATCGCGTACGCGAGCGGCTGCTTTTGATACTGTGGCCGGTCGTCCTCGGACTTGCCGTGTGGCAGGAAGTCCAAGACGACGGCCGGTTCGCCGTCGTCACCGCTCTCGGTATCGCTCATGGCAGTCGATAGGTCTAGCGCCCACTTAATGGCGTGGGTCGGGGAGGCCGGTGACAATCGCCACGCGGGCGACCGATCTACGCGTACTGTTTGACGACGTTGAGAATCTCGTCGAGTTCGTCGCCCGACAGCGAGTACCGCTCCTGTGCGAACACGGAGCGCAGCTCGTCGCGATCCAGCGGTCGGAGGTTCGCGATCTTGTAAGCGGTCGCCTCGTCGACCTTCTCCAGGTCCCGGAGCTGGTCGACGAACTCCTCGGCCTCGTCGGGATCGAGCATCGCGAATCGGTTGACGTGCTCGATCGCACGAGCGAGTTCGTAGCGCATCTCCCGGTCCTCGTCCATCGAGCGCTCGGCTTCGATGTCTTCGAGGATCTCCTTCGTTTCGGCGATCGTGAGGTACTCCTCGTCGACCTTCTCTTTGAAGATCGTCATACCTTACTCCTGTCGGCGGAGGTGTGCGGGCGTGACGATGATCGTCTTGTCCTTGCCGTTGTCGTTGATCTCGACCTTGTAGGCTTCGCCCTGCTGTCCGAGGACGACGCCGGTCGAACCGTCGAAGCGCGGGTGGAAGCGACCGTCGTTGACCGACGGGTCGATCTTGAGGTGGACCGTGTCGCCCTCCTCGTACTGCTCGACGGCGCGCTGGGGCGGCGAGGTGCCGCGCTCGCGAGGCTTGTTCTTCAGCTTGTTCCGCGTTCCTTTGAGGGGTCCATCCGAACTGGGCATTCGTGCGGAGGGGTAATCCGGTCGTCCTAATAAAACGTGCGTTCCCGTCGCGCCAGCGCCACCGGACTCTCGGCAGGGCGGATCGCACCTCGACCAGCGCGAGCGTCGCGACTCGGTGCGTCGAACGGCGGGGAAGAAAGCGCTCGGTCTATATTCGGCCGACGTTCTCGACGGAGACCGACTCCACGTCGTCGACGTTGCTGAAGGCCTCCTCGACGGCTTCCGTGCCACCGCTGTCGTCGGGGACGATCACCGTCGGGAACAGGGCGACGAGCCCGAAGGCCACGTCGTCGCGCTCGACGCCGTTGATCTTCGCGCCCTCGGGGAGCGAGCCTTCCAGACGCTCCTGGAGCGCGTCCAGGTCGACGTCGGGGCTGTTCGGCATGACCTTGATCTTGGCGGCGACTTTCCCCATCGTTAGGGCCCCCGGAAGCCACAGTCGGGACACTCGTAGAGGTTGCTCTGCTTGCGGCAGGTCCCACAGCGGTAGATCTGCTGACCGCAGTCCGGGCACTTGAACGCGGCGGCGTTCGTGCCGGCGATGTTGATGCCACACGAGACGCACTTCTGCGTGCGTTTTTGCTGAGTTTCGCTCTCGCTCATACACTCTCGTATCCGGCCACGACTTTTAACGATTGTCAAACGCACCGGAGTAGGGAGTGGGTCTCCGAACGGCCGCAGTAGTCCGCTGGACTAGCTCCCCGGCAGGATGTCACCCAGCGCGGCACCGATGGCCATCGGGAAGAAGGCCACGACGCAGACACAGAAGTCCAGCCACGGGTCCGCCCAGTCGACGACGCCCCAGACACTCAACAGCGCGACGGCCGTCGCGAACGACGAGCCGAGGACGCCCACAAGTCGCCGAGGGACGAGACCGAAGAACGCGTAGGCCACCCGCACGTCCTGAATGTCGGCCACGTAGAGGATCCCGACGACGACCGCGACCGTCGCGATCAGCGTCAGGATCAGGAACAGGGGGCGAGCGGCGATGAACTGCCCGGAGTCGACCGTCCCGCCCTCGACGGCCATCGGGATGCCAAAGAGCAGCGCGCCCAGAACCGACTCTGCGAGGTCCGCACGGTCGAACCCCCAGACGACCCGGCCGAACACCGGCCCGTCGTCGTCGACCTCGCTCGCCGTCTGCATCGCCTCGCGGACGCGGGCTCGTTCCTCCGGTGAGTCGACGAGGCTCTCCAGCTCCGAGAGGTCGTCGAACAGGTCGCTCATGTCGGCGTCGTCCTGCTCGACCGGCGAGTCCCCTCGCCGCCGCTCGGACCGGCTCATCGCTCACTCGCCTCAGCTGATCGGGTTTCGACCGTCGGATTCGGACTCGCCGGCCCGACCCGTTCACCGTTCTCCCACTCGTAGAAACCGGTACCGGTCTGGCGACCGAGATCGCCCGCCTCGACCTTCTCGAAGAGGAGGTCCGGCGGATCGAACCGCCCACCGAGCTCTAGGGCCAGGGTTTCAAGCGCCGACAGCACGGTGTCGAGCCCCAACCGGTCGGCCAGTCCGAGCGGACCGATCGGGTGGTCGCGACCCAGTTCGAGCGCGCGGTCGATGGCCGTGACGCTGGCGACCCCCTCTTCGACCATCCTGACGGCCTCCACGATGGCCGCCAGGTCGAGTCGCGTCGTCGCGAATCCCGGCGTGTCCCGGACCACGATGGGCATGGTGTCGAGCGACTCGACGAACGACACCGCGCGGTCCCGCGTGTCTGCCGTCGTCTGCTCGGCGACGACGAGTTCGACCAGCCGGCTCTCTGCCGGATCGACCACGTGGATGCCGAGCGCGCGGCCGGGCCGGCGGAGACCCGCCGCGACGGCCGTGATTCGGTCGGACGTGTCTCCGACGACGAGCAGCGTCTCCACCGCGACCAGTGCCTCGACCTCGGCCAGCAGGTCCCGCCGAGCGTCGATCTCGCGTCCGGTGAGGTCGAAGACAACGTCGGCACCGCCGACGGCCGCTTCCAGTCCGGTCGTGCCGTCGATCGCGTCCTCGCGGCCAGCGCGTCGCTGGACCGCGTCGACGCTGTCCATCACGGCGTTGGCGTCGTCCCCGTAGAGACGAACGGCGGCGTCGGACCGAAGGCACCACGCGGCGAGCGCGTGACCGGTGGTCGAGGTCCCGAGTACGGCAACGTCCATGGATGTTATCGGGTCGTCGTATCGGATAAGCCTTTACTGGAACTCACTTCTCGTTGGGATACCGCCGTGGGAATCGCCCGATCGATGGATTCACACGAGAGGGGTGCTGAAACGAGATCCGTGCAAAGAAGCGCTGAGCTGTCACATTCCGTCGAGTAAGCTCGTGTTACTATCGGCACTGGTCGCCACCAGCCAAACGTTTATATGTCTGAATTGTTTCTCCATAAAAGGACACATGGAGCGCCCCACCCGCCAGCGCGAGCACGACGGGACGCAGGAGCAGGAGACGGAAGAATCCGAGCAGACCTGTCCTGAGTGTGACTCGACGGCAATATCGACGGACGGGAGCGGCGAACTCATCTGCGAAGACTGCGGACTCGTCATC
It encodes the following:
- a CDS encoding methionine synthase translates to MTGPREQFRPEDHDNEHFLLTSVVGSYPKPKWHDRARELFEDPDADFDEHNWEEAKDDAARLITQEHERSGLDTVVDGEMRRNEMVEYFAELIDGYEFNGRVKVWGHNYFDKPSIADEVEYGEEWLVDEYKFTSSVSDRPVKVPITGPYTLARWAFNEAYETTEDAAYALADLVNEEIERLVDAGCKYVQIDEPALAQYEDDHAIVGECLERIADGLPEDVRLGLHVCYGDYSRIYPEMLEYPVHEYDLELANGDYEQLDVFKNDEFTKDFAMGVVDAHVAEVESVEEIKDNIKKGLEVVPPEQLTVSPDCGIKLLPREVAYGKMENMVQAAREIEQELDEGEIDVVGGQTASAD
- a CDS encoding HemK2/MTQ2 family protein methyltransferase; this translates as MPGQPPTDDDDGRPSLATQRDTETVYQPAADSDLLARTARSHATPGDRGLDVGTGSGYVAETLAEAGVDVVASDLNPDACREAAARGVPAVRADLLAPFREDAFDLVTFNPPYLPTEPDKEWDDWMEHALSGGEDGRRLVDPFLEAVERVLAPGGRVFLLISSLTGIGDVQRYAHERGLAGEIVADEAHPYERLVVIRFESRDESPLP
- a CDS encoding 16S ribosomal RNA methyltransferase A, which translates into the protein MTTDGPPSEGADGARDPDALVARAGKRADTRQDQHFLIDDRVLDRIPGYADQMDRSHVLEVGAGPGALTDRLLAVADRVTAIERDPDFAAHLREEFADAIDADRLTIVEGDALDVDLPEFSASVSNLPYGASSEIAFRLLPRGKPLVLMFQQEFAERMAADPGSDDYGRLSVTAGHYADVEIVETVPPTAFDPQPRVDSAIVRLRPREPDYSVPDDDFFMDFLKGVFTQRRKTMRNAVRNTAHITDLGDPDAVVDAADESLMGKRAGELSPATFAALATLAYETGRPGEY
- a CDS encoding DUF655 domain-containing protein; protein product: MSDTESGDDGEPAVVLDFLPHGKSEDDRPQYQKQPLAYAMGTEDFRLYEIVVGEETDVTFGDRIDVHSTDFDRVSVVEYDDLPSGAQSELDYAVEDLVEAEAGRFVDFYNEAQPITLRLHQLNLLPGIGKKLRNSILDERKRKPFESFEELEERVSGLHNPKEVLVERILEELSEDDLKYSRFVRREDQS
- a CDS encoding RNA polymerase Rpb4 family protein; translation: MTIFKEKVDEEYLTIAETKEILEDIEAERSMDEDREMRYELARAIEHVNRFAMLDPDEAEEFVDQLRDLEKVDEATAYKIANLRPLDRDELRSVFAQERYSLSGDELDEILNVVKQYA
- a CDS encoding 50S ribosomal protein L21e, with product MPSSDGPLKGTRNKLKNKPRERGTSPPQRAVEQYEEGDTVHLKIDPSVNDGRFHPRFDGSTGVVLGQQGEAYKVEINDNGKDKTIIVTPAHLRRQE
- a CDS encoding elongation factor 1-beta translates to MGKVAAKIKVMPNSPDVDLDALQERLEGSLPEGAKINGVERDDVAFGLVALFPTVIVPDDSGGTEAVEEAFSNVDDVESVSVENVGRI
- a CDS encoding HVO_2753 family zinc finger protein, giving the protein MSESETQQKRTQKCVSCGINIAGTNAAAFKCPDCGQQIYRCGTCRKQSNLYECPDCGFRGP
- a CDS encoding DUF2391 family protein; amino-acid sequence: MSRSERRRGDSPVEQDDADMSDLFDDLSELESLVDSPEERARVREAMQTASEVDDDGPVFGRVVWGFDRADLAESVLGALLFGIPMAVEGGTVDSGQFIAARPLFLILTLIATVAVVVGILYVADIQDVRVAYAFFGLVPRRLVGVLGSSFATAVALLSVWGVVDWADPWLDFCVCVVAFFPMAIGAALGDILPGS
- a CDS encoding 3-hydroxyacyl-CoA dehydrogenase family protein, yielding MDVAVLGTSTTGHALAAWCLRSDAAVRLYGDDANAVMDSVDAVQRRAGREDAIDGTTGLEAAVGGADVVFDLTGREIDARRDLLAEVEALVAVETLLVVGDTSDRITAVAAGLRRPGRALGIHVVDPAESRLVELVVAEQTTADTRDRAVSFVESLDTMPIVVRDTPGFATTRLDLAAIVEAVRMVEEGVASVTAIDRALELGRDHPIGPLGLADRLGLDTVLSALETLALELGGRFDPPDLLFEKVEAGDLGRQTGTGFYEWENGERVGPASPNPTVETRSAEASER